The Shewanella zhangzhouensis genome has a window encoding:
- the pta gene encoding phosphate acetyltransferase: MSRNIMLVPIGTGVGLTSLSLGMVRALERHGVKVQFFKPISQQRPADSGPERSTTILSKSPTVNPLEPFDMQHAESLIRTDQTDVLMEQIIARASEIAANTETLIIEGLVPTRSHSFSDDVNYAIAKALDADVIFIATPGNDTPNALMNRLEIAYNSWGGAKNKRLIGAVINKIGAPVDDEGRTRPDLSEVFDHQDIQKGDATAMFQLPGKSKLRILGSVPYNLDLVSPRASDLAKHLHARILNAGEMNTRRLRKVTFCARSIPNMLSHFRTDSLLVTSGDRSDVIVAACLAAMNGVKIGALLLTGSYEPEPEVLKLCEQAFETGLPVFMIDTNTWQTSLNIQRFNHEVPVDDAVRIELVQEYVASHIDQSWIESVTENSPREHRLSPPAFRYKLTELARAAKKCIVLPEGDEPRTIKAASICAERGIARCVLLGKKDDILRIAAAQDVVLGEGVEILDPEDIREQYVEPMLNLRRHKGLTEVVAREQLEDNMVLATMMLAEDEVDGIVSGAVNTTANTIRPPLQLIKTAPGSSLVSSIFFMLMPDQVLVYGDCAINPDPNAEQLADIAIQSAESAKAFGIEPRVAMISYSTGNSGTGSDVDKVREATRIAKEKRPDLVIDGPLQYDAAVMPNVARSKAPDSPVAGKATVFVFPDLNTGNTTYKAVQRSAELISIGPMLQGMRKPVNDLSRGALVDDIVYTIALTAIQATQQ, encoded by the coding sequence ATGTCCCGCAACATCATGTTGGTTCCCATAGGCACAGGCGTTGGCCTCACCTCTCTGAGCCTGGGTATGGTGCGCGCACTGGAACGCCACGGCGTGAAGGTGCAGTTCTTTAAGCCCATCAGCCAGCAGCGCCCTGCCGACTCAGGCCCGGAGCGCTCAACCACGATTCTGTCCAAGTCGCCCACGGTGAACCCGCTTGAGCCCTTCGACATGCAGCACGCCGAGTCGCTTATCCGTACCGACCAGACCGATGTGCTGATGGAGCAAATCATTGCCCGCGCCAGCGAAATTGCTGCCAACACCGAAACTCTTATCATCGAAGGTTTGGTGCCAACCCGCAGCCATTCTTTCTCCGATGACGTGAACTACGCCATCGCCAAAGCGTTGGATGCGGACGTGATTTTCATCGCCACCCCGGGTAACGACACCCCGAACGCGCTGATGAACCGTTTGGAAATCGCCTACAACAGCTGGGGCGGCGCCAAGAACAAACGTCTGATTGGCGCTGTGATCAACAAGATTGGGGCACCGGTGGACGATGAAGGCCGCACCCGCCCTGACCTGTCTGAAGTGTTCGACCATCAGGACATCCAGAAAGGTGATGCCACGGCCATGTTCCAGCTACCCGGCAAGAGCAAGCTGCGTATTCTCGGCAGCGTGCCTTACAACCTGGATCTGGTGTCACCCCGCGCTTCAGACCTTGCCAAGCACTTGCATGCCCGCATCCTGAACGCCGGTGAAATGAACACCCGTCGCCTGCGTAAAGTGACCTTCTGTGCCCGCTCCATTCCCAACATGCTGAGTCACTTCCGTACCGACTCGCTGCTGGTAACTTCAGGCGATCGCTCAGATGTGATTGTGGCGGCCTGCCTTGCAGCCATGAACGGCGTGAAGATTGGTGCCCTGCTGCTGACCGGCTCCTACGAGCCTGAGCCGGAAGTACTGAAGCTGTGTGAACAGGCATTCGAGACCGGCCTGCCGGTGTTTATGATAGACACCAACACCTGGCAAACCTCGCTCAATATTCAGCGCTTTAACCACGAAGTACCCGTGGACGATGCAGTACGAATTGAGCTGGTACAGGAATATGTGGCAAGCCACATCGACCAGAGCTGGATTGAAAGCGTGACCGAAAACTCGCCACGCGAACACCGCCTGTCTCCACCGGCCTTCCGCTACAAGCTGACTGAACTGGCCCGCGCCGCCAAAAAGTGCATTGTATTGCCGGAAGGCGACGAGCCGCGCACCATCAAGGCCGCCAGCATCTGCGCCGAGCGTGGTATCGCCCGCTGCGTACTGCTGGGTAAAAAAGACGATATTTTACGTATTGCCGCAGCACAGGATGTGGTGCTGGGTGAAGGCGTTGAGATCCTCGACCCTGAAGATATTCGCGAGCAGTATGTCGAGCCTATGCTGAACCTGCGCCGCCACAAGGGGCTTACCGAAGTGGTCGCCCGTGAGCAACTGGAAGACAACATGGTACTGGCCACCATGATGCTGGCCGAAGATGAAGTGGACGGCATAGTGTCAGGTGCGGTAAACACCACAGCCAATACCATTCGTCCACCGCTGCAGCTGATTAAAACTGCCCCCGGCTCAAGCCTGGTATCGTCAATCTTCTTTATGCTGATGCCGGATCAGGTACTGGTATACGGTGACTGCGCCATTAACCCGGATCCGAACGCCGAACAGCTGGCCGATATCGCCATTCAGTCCGCTGAGTCTGCCAAGGCCTTCGGCATCGAGCCCCGCGTCGCCATGATAAGCTACTCCACCGGTAACTCGGGCACTGGCTCCGATGTGGACAAGGTTCGCGAAGCCACCCGCATTGCCAAAGAGAAACGCCCCGATCTGGTTATCGATGGCCCGCTGCAGTATGACGCTGCCGTGATGCCAAACGTGGCACGCTCCAAAGCACCCGACAGTCCTGTTGCCGGTAAGGCTACCGTGTTTGTATTCCCCGACCTCAATACGGGTAACACCACATACAAGGCCGTACAGCGAAGCGCTGAGCTTATCAGCATTGGCCCTATGCTGCAGGGCATGAGAAAGCCAGTGAACGACCTGTCCCGCGGCGCCTTGGTAGACGATATCGTCTACACTATCGCCCTGACCGCCATTCAGGCGACGCAGCAGTAA
- the ackA gene encoding acetate kinase produces MSNTLVLVLNCGSSSLKFAILDATNGDEKISGLAECFGLENARIKWKLRGEKHDASLGAFSAHREAVEYIVNKILVNEPELKGQLIAIGHRIVHGGEKFTHSVIIDDAVLKGIEDCASLAPLHNPAHLIGIRAAQASFPALPQVAVFDTAFHQSMPDRAYIYALPYKLYREHGIRRYGMHGTSHLFVSREAAKALGKDVSDTNVICAHLGNGASVTAVKGGKSVDTSMGLTPLEGLVMGTRCGDLDPSIIYHLVHQLGYTLDEVNNLMNKQSGLLGISELTNDCRGIEEGYAEGHKGATLALEIFCYRLAKYIASYTVPLGRLDAVVFTGGIGENSDLIREKVLNLLEIFKFEVDSERNKAARFGNQGVITKDGSPIAMVIPTNEEWVIAEDSLRLVNK; encoded by the coding sequence ATGTCCAATACTTTGGTTCTGGTACTCAACTGTGGCAGCTCTTCACTGAAGTTTGCCATTCTGGACGCCACCAATGGCGACGAAAAAATTTCAGGTCTCGCCGAGTGCTTCGGTCTGGAAAATGCCCGTATCAAATGGAAATTACGTGGCGAGAAACACGATGCCAGTTTGGGCGCCTTCAGCGCTCACCGCGAAGCGGTGGAATACATAGTCAACAAAATCCTGGTGAATGAGCCTGAACTGAAAGGCCAACTCATCGCCATTGGTCACCGTATCGTGCACGGCGGCGAAAAGTTTACCCACTCGGTCATTATCGATGATGCGGTACTCAAGGGCATTGAAGACTGTGCCTCGCTGGCGCCACTGCATAACCCGGCGCACCTTATCGGTATTCGTGCCGCTCAGGCCTCGTTCCCGGCGCTGCCTCAGGTGGCCGTGTTCGATACCGCTTTCCATCAGAGTATGCCGGACCGCGCCTATATCTACGCCCTGCCCTACAAGCTCTATCGTGAACACGGCATCCGCCGCTACGGTATGCACGGCACCAGCCACTTGTTTGTCAGCCGCGAGGCTGCCAAGGCCCTTGGCAAAGACGTGAGCGACACCAATGTAATTTGTGCCCACTTGGGCAACGGTGCCTCTGTAACGGCGGTGAAAGGCGGCAAGAGTGTAGACACCTCCATGGGTCTGACTCCGCTGGAAGGCCTGGTAATGGGGACGCGCTGTGGCGATCTGGACCCCTCCATCATCTACCACCTGGTGCATCAGCTGGGTTACACCCTGGATGAAGTGAACAACCTGATGAACAAGCAAAGTGGTTTGCTCGGTATTTCTGAGCTTACCAACGATTGCCGTGGTATCGAAGAAGGCTACGCAGAAGGCCACAAGGGTGCGACCCTGGCACTGGAAATTTTCTGCTATCGCCTCGCCAAGTACATCGCCTCCTACACAGTGCCACTTGGCCGTTTGGATGCTGTCGTCTTTACCGGCGGCATCGGCGAAAACTCCGATCTTATTCGTGAGAAAGTACTGAACCTGCTAGAAATCTTTAAGTTTGAAGTCGACAGCGAGCGCAACAAAGCCGCCCGGTTCGGCAACCAGGGCGTGATTACCAAAGATGGCAGCCCCATTGCCATGGTGATCCCCACCAACGAAGAGTGGGTCATTGCCGAAGACTCGCTGCGCCTGGTTAACAAATAA
- the yfbV gene encoding terminus macrodomain insulation protein YfbV: MKFQLFSTLRDGHRYMKAWPMAKPLGYFFPEYRVVKATSLAIRFMPPFALLAAASQIYLHGWAFLPQAIAIGLFFFSLPLQGMLWLGQRARHPLPLSLLSFGNQVQERLQAIGVAYIPLGAKACYLDMANLLKIAFDRLDASYWDEL, from the coding sequence ATGAAATTTCAGCTGTTTTCCACCCTGCGCGATGGCCATCGTTATATGAAGGCCTGGCCGATGGCGAAACCTCTGGGGTATTTTTTCCCGGAATATCGCGTCGTTAAGGCAACGTCCCTCGCCATACGTTTTATGCCGCCTTTCGCACTCTTGGCGGCAGCCAGCCAAATTTATCTCCATGGCTGGGCATTTTTGCCTCAGGCGATTGCCATTGGCCTGTTTTTCTTCAGTCTGCCACTCCAGGGCATGCTGTGGCTTGGGCAGCGTGCCCGTCATCCTTTGCCATTGTCTCTGCTAAGCTTTGGCAACCAAGTGCAGGAACGACTTCAAGCCATAGGCGTGGCTTATATTCCCCTTGGCGCCAAGGCCTGCTACCTCGATATGGCCAATCTCTTGAAGATAGCCTTCGACCGACTCGATGCAAGTTACTGGGACGAGCTTTGA
- the pflA gene encoding pyruvate formate lyase 1-activating protein, whose translation MTVTGRVHSVESFGTVDGPGIRFITFMQGCLMRCQYCHNRDTWDLDGGKEMQVDELMSQILSYRPFLDASGGGVTASGGEAILQAGFVAELFKACRAEGIHTCLDTNGFVRKYTPAIDVLLDNTDLVLLDIKHIDDAKHQDLTKVSNHRTLQFAEYLAKRGQKTWIRYVVVAGFTEDVESAEKLADFIAPMGNVEKVELLPYHELGKHKWEAMGEEYPLKGVHPPTADTMEAIKAVFTRRGLTATY comes from the coding sequence ATGACAGTCACAGGCAGGGTTCATTCAGTGGAATCCTTCGGCACAGTGGACGGTCCCGGCATCAGGTTTATCACCTTTATGCAGGGTTGTCTGATGCGCTGCCAATACTGCCATAACCGTGATACCTGGGATTTGGATGGTGGCAAGGAAATGCAGGTCGATGAGCTGATGAGTCAAATCCTCAGCTATCGACCTTTTTTGGATGCCAGTGGTGGCGGTGTCACAGCCAGTGGCGGTGAGGCCATACTGCAGGCCGGGTTTGTGGCCGAGCTCTTCAAGGCCTGCCGCGCCGAGGGCATTCATACCTGTCTGGATACCAATGGTTTCGTGCGCAAGTACACGCCCGCCATTGATGTACTCTTGGACAACACCGATCTGGTGCTCTTGGATATCAAACACATAGATGATGCCAAACATCAGGATTTAACCAAGGTCAGTAATCATCGCACCCTGCAGTTTGCCGAATACCTCGCCAAACGCGGCCAGAAAACCTGGATCCGTTACGTGGTCGTCGCCGGGTTCACCGAAGATGTTGAAAGTGCTGAAAAACTGGCCGATTTTATCGCCCCCATGGGCAATGTGGAAAAGGTGGAACTGCTGCCCTACCACGAGCTGGGCAAGCACAAGTGGGAGGCCATGGGTGAGGAGTATCCGCTCAAGGGTGTTCATCCGCCCACCGCCGATACCATGGAAGCCATCAAGGCCGTGTTTACCCGCCGCGGACTGACCGCGACTTATTAA
- the pflB gene encoding formate C-acetyltransferase, translating to MTDKTELFQTAWEGFVPGDWKSDVNVRDFIQTNYTPYEGDDSFLAGPTAATNALWAKVMEGIKEENRTHAPLDFDTDKVSTITSHDAGYIEKALETIVGLQTDAPLKRAMLPNGGIRMVESSCAAYNRELNADIKYVYSELRKTHNQGVFDIYTPEILACRKSGVLTGLPDAYGRGRIIGDYRRVALYGIDYLMADKLKQFTSLQSRFEEGEDLQATMQLREEIAEQHRALAQMKEMAAKYGYDISGPAKNAQEAIQWTYFGYLAAVKSQNGAAMSLGRTSSFIDIYIERDLKNGTLTEEQAQEMIDHFVMKLRMVRFLRTPEYDELFSGDPIWATESIGGMGLDGRTLVTKSSFRFLHTLYNMGPSPEPNITVLWSEKLPENFKTFCAKVSIDTSSIQYENDDLMRPDFESDDYAIACCVSPMVVGKHMQFFGARANLAKTMLYAINGGVDEKLKVQIGPKSEPITSEYLDYDDVMGRLDNLMEWLATQYVSALNAIHFMHDKYSYEAALMALHDRDVRRTMACGIAGLSIAADSLSAIKYAKVKPVRDEQGIAVDFEIEGDYPKFGNNDARVDDIACMLVEGFMAKIRNKKMYRNAIPTQSILTITSNVVYGKKTGNTPDGRRAGAPFAPGANPMHGRDEKGAIASLTSVAKLPFAHAQDGISYTFSIVPNALGKDEKARERNLAALMDGYFRHSESREGGQHLNVNVMNREMLEDAIANPDKYPQLTIRVSGYAVRFNSLTPEQQQDVITRTFTQGL from the coding sequence ATGACCGATAAAACTGAGCTGTTCCAAACCGCGTGGGAAGGATTCGTTCCCGGTGATTGGAAGTCCGATGTCAATGTACGTGACTTTATTCAGACCAACTACACCCCCTATGAAGGTGACGACAGCTTCCTGGCCGGTCCCACCGCCGCTACCAACGCCCTGTGGGCCAAGGTAATGGAAGGTATCAAGGAAGAAAACCGCACCCACGCGCCGCTGGATTTTGATACCGACAAGGTATCTACCATCACCTCCCACGATGCCGGTTATATCGAAAAAGCACTGGAAACCATTGTTGGTCTGCAAACCGATGCGCCACTCAAGCGCGCCATGCTGCCAAACGGCGGTATCCGTATGGTGGAAAGCTCCTGCGCCGCCTACAACCGTGAACTGAATGCCGACATCAAGTATGTCTATTCTGAGCTGCGCAAGACCCACAACCAGGGCGTATTCGACATCTATACCCCGGAAATCCTTGCCTGCCGTAAATCCGGCGTACTGACCGGCCTGCCCGATGCCTATGGCCGTGGCCGTATCATCGGTGACTACCGCCGCGTGGCCCTGTACGGTATCGATTACCTGATGGCCGACAAACTGAAGCAATTCACTTCGCTGCAATCCCGTTTTGAAGAAGGTGAAGATCTGCAGGCCACCATGCAGCTGCGCGAAGAAATCGCCGAGCAGCACCGCGCCCTGGCTCAGATGAAGGAAATGGCCGCCAAATACGGCTACGACATCTCTGGCCCTGCCAAAAACGCCCAGGAAGCCATCCAGTGGACCTACTTCGGCTACCTCGCCGCGGTGAAGAGCCAAAACGGTGCCGCCATGTCACTTGGCCGTACTTCCAGCTTTATCGACATCTACATTGAGCGCGATCTGAAAAACGGTACTCTGACCGAAGAGCAGGCGCAGGAGATGATTGACCACTTCGTGATGAAGCTGCGTATGGTGCGCTTCCTGCGTACCCCTGAGTACGATGAGCTGTTCTCGGGCGACCCAATCTGGGCCACTGAATCAATCGGCGGCATGGGTCTCGATGGCCGTACTCTGGTCACCAAGTCCAGCTTCCGCTTCCTGCACACCCTGTACAACATGGGCCCAAGCCCTGAGCCAAACATCACTGTGCTCTGGTCTGAAAAGCTGCCAGAAAACTTCAAAACTTTCTGTGCCAAGGTGTCCATCGACACCAGCTCCATCCAGTACGAAAACGATGACCTTATGCGTCCGGACTTCGAGTCTGACGACTATGCCATCGCCTGCTGCGTGAGCCCCATGGTGGTGGGTAAGCACATGCAGTTCTTCGGTGCACGTGCCAACCTCGCCAAGACCATGCTGTATGCCATCAACGGCGGTGTGGACGAAAAGCTGAAAGTGCAGATAGGTCCTAAATCTGAGCCTATCACCAGCGAATATCTGGACTATGACGATGTAATGGGTCGTCTGGACAACCTGATGGAATGGCTGGCGACCCAGTATGTCTCCGCACTCAACGCCATTCACTTTATGCACGACAAGTATTCTTACGAAGCCGCGCTGATGGCACTGCACGACCGCGACGTGCGCCGCACCATGGCCTGTGGTATCGCCGGTCTGTCGATTGCAGCCGACTCCCTGTCTGCTATCAAGTACGCCAAGGTGAAGCCGGTACGCGACGAGCAAGGCATCGCCGTTGACTTCGAAATTGAGGGTGACTATCCCAAGTTCGGTAACAACGATGCCCGCGTGGATGATATCGCCTGTATGCTGGTTGAAGGCTTTATGGCCAAAATTCGCAACAAGAAGATGTACCGCAACGCCATCCCAACCCAGTCTATCCTGACCATCACCTCCAACGTGGTGTACGGCAAGAAGACAGGTAACACCCCCGATGGCCGCCGCGCCGGTGCACCTTTTGCCCCGGGTGCCAACCCAATGCACGGCCGTGATGAGAAAGGCGCCATCGCCTCACTCACTTCTGTTGCCAAGCTGCCCTTTGCCCACGCACAGGATGGTATTTCTTACACCTTCTCTATCGTACCCAATGCCCTGGGTAAAGATGAAAAGGCCCGTGAACGCAACCTGGCAGCCCTGATGGACGGTTATTTCCGCCACAGCGAAAGCCGTGAAGGTGGCCAGCACCTGAACGTGAACGTGATGAACCGTGAAATGCTTGAGGATGCCATTGCAAACCCTGACAAGTATCCACAGCTCACCATCCGTGTATCTGGTTATGCAGTGCGCTTTAACTCACTGACACCAGAGCAGCAGCAGGATGTGATCACCCGCACCTTTACTCAAGGTTTGTAA
- a CDS encoding DUF3360 domain-containing protein → MSETAYQPEAIGLTETDTATSDNAEKSYRELHRPASEFSSREAYLDHELKIMNPRRWGLNLPGRDFNFEWEDLVPAIAGTIGITVMYSAVMAAWASGLTERWDHINLGADFIISVVRVEMLIPALLFCIISSGFINPRANLGGNHGPMIPLIGAIALAGAHPLALAILLGVFGLLLSFFKGGSRLVNLTSSGVAGGLLVFLGFMGAKSQIESLFSWAGGLEAKHALDYSLGYVAFFILLANVVIYALLAKFGKRWLAIPLCSIAAIVMAFALGAGLDLKFTTAPGLPNLNPVYWWGSTETGWQLGLPNMQHFIASLPFAILAVAMWSPDFLGHRIFQELNYPKGAEKVLMDVDDTMTTCSLRQMVGTAVGGGNITSSWGTYMIPAAIAKRPIPAGAILLGSLCIIVAIVGYPMDLTTWRPVMSIALLVGVFLPLLEAGLQMVKDNQSSQAAGICIFGSFVANPVLAWALTMLLDNNGLIGDKERAANLSFVDRVVIPGLAFVICLAAMLAVGMIEGIPALL, encoded by the coding sequence ATGTCAGAAACAGCATATCAACCTGAGGCCATCGGCCTCACCGAGACCGACACGGCGACAAGTGATAACGCGGAAAAAAGCTACCGCGAGCTCCATCGTCCTGCGTCGGAGTTTTCATCCCGTGAAGCCTATCTGGATCATGAACTGAAAATCATGAATCCCAGACGCTGGGGCCTCAACCTGCCCGGTCGTGACTTTAACTTTGAATGGGAAGATTTGGTTCCCGCCATTGCCGGCACCATTGGCATTACCGTGATGTATTCTGCCGTGATGGCGGCCTGGGCCTCGGGTCTTACCGAGCGCTGGGATCACATTAACCTTGGTGCCGACTTTATCATCTCTGTGGTGCGGGTCGAAATGCTCATTCCCGCCCTGCTCTTCTGTATCATCAGCTCCGGCTTTATCAATCCCCGCGCCAACCTTGGCGGTAACCATGGCCCCATGATCCCGCTGATTGGTGCCATCGCGCTGGCCGGTGCTCACCCACTGGCACTGGCAATTCTGTTGGGGGTATTTGGTCTCTTGCTGTCCTTCTTTAAAGGGGGGTCGCGGCTGGTGAATCTTACCAGCAGCGGGGTCGCCGGGGGCCTATTGGTGTTCCTCGGCTTTATGGGGGCAAAGAGCCAGATTGAATCCTTGTTCAGCTGGGCTGGCGGCCTCGAAGCCAAGCACGCGCTGGATTACTCCTTAGGCTATGTCGCCTTCTTTATTCTGCTCGCCAACGTAGTGATTTACGCCCTGCTTGCCAAGTTCGGAAAGCGCTGGCTCGCCATTCCACTGTGCTCCATTGCCGCCATTGTGATGGCCTTTGCCCTGGGCGCCGGACTGGATCTTAAATTCACCACTGCCCCCGGTTTACCCAACCTGAACCCTGTGTACTGGTGGGGCTCAACCGAAACCGGCTGGCAGCTTGGCCTGCCCAATATGCAGCACTTTATCGCATCTCTGCCCTTTGCCATTCTGGCGGTTGCCATGTGGTCACCCGACTTCCTCGGCCACCGTATTTTCCAGGAGCTGAACTATCCCAAGGGCGCGGAAAAAGTACTGATGGACGTGGATGACACCATGACCACCTGCTCACTGCGTCAAATGGTGGGTACCGCCGTGGGCGGCGGTAACATCACATCGAGCTGGGGTACATATATGATCCCAGCCGCCATCGCCAAGCGTCCGATTCCTGCCGGTGCCATTTTGCTGGGCAGCCTGTGTATTATCGTGGCGATTGTAGGTTATCCGATGGATCTGACCACCTGGCGTCCAGTGATGTCCATCGCCCTGCTGGTAGGTGTATTCCTGCCGCTGCTGGAAGCCGGTCTGCAGATGGTGAAAGACAACCAGAGCAGCCAGGCCGCCGGGATCTGTATCTTCGGTTCGTTCGTGGCCAACCCTGTGCTGGCCTGGGCACTGACCATGCTTTTGGACAACAATGGCCTGATTGGTGACAAAGAGCGTGCCGCCAACCTGTCATTCGTTGACCGGGTCGTTATTCCCGGACTCGCCTTCGTTATCTGTCTCGCCGCCATGCTGGCTGTGGGCATGATTGAAGGCATTCCAGCGCTGCTGTAA